The Corynebacterium pseudopelargi genome contains a region encoding:
- the brnQ gene encoding branched-chain amino acid transport system II carrier protein has protein sequence MRRSAGVIIPTALTLFSMFFGAGNLIFPPMLGQAAGEHFLPAMLGFLLGGIGLPVLTIITMAMTGSDVRSLGARAGKVFNIAFCVVAYLSVGAMYAIPRTGAVSYSAVVDPVLEPVGESSAMVAHAGFNALFFSLALLLALYPGKIVANLGKVLTPILLGLLLLLLGLVLSNKSHVQPQSPQPPYDHAPLSAGFLQGYLTMDSIAALAFGILVIAALRSQGKPAEASEGAGSSIVSRAVIVSLIAGALLATVYVGLGLIGLHTTEHFDDGAVMLAQAAHEVLGPYGQLAFGLTVLLACMTTAVGLLAATSEFFHRLIPGVSYRAWLCTFSFISFAIASLGLSAVLQIAAPIIAFIYPIVITLVVATLVGRIFKASARLNADPTLWAFRLSAWTAAFFSAWALLEQLGVIDIGLGAWPLASQELAWVLPAIGAYAVGLAADLIQLSKKGGRVHAV, from the coding sequence GTGCGACGTTCTGCTGGCGTGATCATTCCCACCGCGCTTACGTTATTTTCGATGTTCTTTGGTGCGGGCAATCTGATTTTCCCACCCATGCTCGGACAAGCCGCCGGTGAACATTTCCTCCCGGCGATGCTCGGGTTCTTATTGGGCGGCATCGGCTTACCTGTTTTAACCATCATCACCATGGCAATGACTGGCTCCGATGTGCGAAGCCTCGGTGCCCGCGCCGGCAAAGTATTCAATATCGCGTTCTGCGTGGTGGCCTACCTTTCCGTCGGTGCGATGTACGCCATCCCACGAACGGGCGCGGTGAGCTATTCGGCGGTCGTTGATCCGGTGCTCGAGCCAGTAGGCGAATCGAGCGCGATGGTGGCGCATGCTGGCTTTAATGCCTTGTTCTTCTCACTAGCGCTATTGCTTGCGCTGTATCCCGGAAAGATCGTGGCCAACCTAGGCAAGGTGCTCACCCCCATCCTGCTTGGTTTATTGCTTTTGTTGCTGGGGTTGGTGCTGAGCAATAAGTCCCATGTGCAGCCCCAAAGCCCGCAGCCGCCCTATGATCATGCGCCTTTAAGTGCGGGCTTTTTGCAGGGATACCTCACCATGGATTCCATTGCTGCGCTGGCTTTTGGCATCTTGGTCATTGCTGCGTTGCGTTCACAAGGCAAGCCCGCCGAGGCATCAGAAGGCGCTGGAAGTTCGATTGTGTCTCGAGCGGTGATCGTTAGTTTGATTGCCGGCGCGCTGCTTGCCACGGTGTATGTGGGGCTTGGTTTGATTGGTTTGCACACCACCGAACACTTTGACGATGGCGCCGTGATGCTCGCCCAAGCAGCCCATGAGGTTCTAGGCCCATACGGCCAACTTGCCTTCGGCCTGACCGTCCTGTTGGCATGCATGACCACAGCCGTTGGCCTTCTGGCTGCCACCAGTGAGTTTTTCCACCGACTCATCCCAGGGGTGAGCTACCGTGCATGGCTCTGCACGTTTAGCTTCATCTCATTTGCCATCGCAAGCCTTGGGCTTTCAGCCGTTTTGCAGATCGCTGCGCCAATTATCGCCTTTATCTACCCCATCGTGATCACCCTGGTCGTAGCCACGTTGGTCGGTCGCATCTTCAAAGCGAGCGCTCGCCTCAACGCTGATCCAACGCTGTGGGCGTTTCGTCTTTCGGCTTGGACCGCGGCTTTCTTCTCGGCCTGGGCGTTGTTGGAACAGCTTGGAGTAATCGATATTGGGCTTGGGGCGTGGCCCTTGGCGAGCCAGGAGTTGGCATGGGTACTGCCGGCCATTGGTGCTTACGCAGTAGGCTTGGCGGCCGATCTGATTCAACTTTCGAAGAAAGGTGGGCGCGTTCATGCGGTATAG
- a CDS encoding ABC transporter ATP-binding protein, translating to MQAIGKILRSAWVLWPFYLGVVLNAVLVSVLALLTPFIIKNATDTIVAATTGEVDASDVSTHVIWLALALLAVQFANTLFNNIGGYIGDVMAARLRQILSTRYFAKLLGMPQRYFDDQVTGTIIARLDRSITSITQALQAVANNFFPMIITMVAVLGVSASYYWPLAVLLAVIIPIYMWLTSLTSKRWQKIEGQKNRQIDLAGGRFAEVVGQVKVVKSFVAEVRELSSFAGRFRETVTLTRRQSSWWHFMDTLRGASMNLIFFGIYLTLFLRTLHGYFTIGDMVLLIQLVNMARMPMTMMSWVVDTTQRAIAGSKDYFEVMDLELEATVNPEIAAATHTDDVPELVDAHVAPLALPSSPHSEAKVPAVQFDHVYFEYSEGEPVLKDISLRAAAGERIALVGESGGGKTTMINLLLGLYRPTHGHLSLCGRDISEVSAEQLRASVGVVFQESSLFSGTIRENIAYARPDASDEEIIAVAKRANAHDFISAFPDGYDTVIGERGLRLSGGQKQRVAVARAMLKDAPVLVLDEATSALDTKSELAVQAGLDELMQGRTTIIIAHRLSTIADVDTIVTLKNGRIDEIGAPADLATSGGIYAELLELTANSNEVSRERLKAFGFQA from the coding sequence ATGCAAGCAATCGGCAAAATTTTGCGCTCTGCCTGGGTGCTCTGGCCTTTTTATCTTGGCGTGGTGCTCAATGCGGTGCTGGTTTCGGTGCTGGCGCTGCTTACTCCTTTCATCATTAAAAACGCCACGGATACTATCGTCGCTGCCACTACTGGCGAGGTTGATGCTTCTGATGTGAGCACTCATGTGATTTGGTTGGCGCTTGCGCTGTTGGCGGTGCAGTTTGCCAATACGTTGTTTAACAACATTGGTGGCTATATCGGTGATGTGATGGCTGCTCGTTTGCGGCAGATTCTTTCTACTCGCTACTTTGCCAAGCTGTTGGGCATGCCTCAGCGCTATTTTGATGATCAGGTCACTGGCACCATCATTGCTCGGCTTGATCGTTCGATCACTTCGATTACGCAGGCGCTGCAGGCGGTGGCGAATAATTTCTTCCCCATGATCATCACCATGGTGGCGGTGTTGGGTGTTTCGGCTAGTTACTATTGGCCGCTGGCTGTGTTGTTGGCAGTGATCATTCCGATTTATATGTGGCTGACTTCGCTGACTTCTAAGCGTTGGCAGAAGATCGAGGGGCAGAAAAACCGTCAGATCGACTTGGCGGGCGGTCGTTTTGCCGAGGTCGTCGGCCAGGTGAAGGTGGTCAAAAGTTTCGTTGCGGAGGTGCGCGAGCTCAGCAGCTTTGCTGGGCGTTTCCGTGAGACGGTCACTTTGACTAGGCGGCAGTCTTCTTGGTGGCATTTCATGGATACCTTGCGTGGGGCGTCGATGAATCTGATCTTCTTCGGCATTTATCTCACGCTGTTTCTTCGCACTTTGCACGGTTATTTCACCATCGGCGACATGGTGTTGCTGATCCAGTTGGTCAATATGGCTCGCATGCCCATGACCATGATGAGCTGGGTTGTTGATACCACTCAGCGCGCCATCGCCGGTTCGAAGGACTACTTCGAGGTCATGGATTTGGAACTCGAGGCCACGGTGAATCCCGAGATCGCCGCCGCTACCCATACCGATGATGTGCCCGAGCTTGTCGACGCCCACGTCGCTCCCCTTGCCCTGCCCTCATCGCCGCACAGCGAGGCCAAAGTCCCGGCGGTGCAATTCGATCACGTCTATTTTGAGTACTCCGAGGGCGAACCGGTGCTCAAAGACATTTCCCTGCGCGCAGCAGCAGGCGAGCGCATCGCCTTGGTGGGCGAATCCGGCGGCGGCAAAACCACCATGATTAATTTGCTGCTTGGCCTTTATCGCCCAACCCACGGCCACCTTTCTTTATGCGGCCGCGACATCAGCGAAGTCTCCGCCGAGCAATTGCGTGCCTCTGTTGGTGTGGTGTTCCAGGAATCCAGCCTCTTTTCGGGCACAATCCGCGAAAACATCGCGTACGCACGCCCCGATGCCAGCGATGAAGAAATCATCGCCGTGGCCAAGCGCGCCAACGCCCACGACTTCATCTCTGCATTCCCCGATGGTTACGACACCGTCATTGGCGAGCGTGGTTTGCGTCTTTCCGGTGGCCAAAAACAACGCGTTGCCGTTGCCCGCGCCATGCTCAAAGACGCCCCCGTGCTCGTGCTTGACGAGGCCACCTCAGCGCTCGACACCAAAAGCGAGCTCGCAGTCCAAGCCGGTTTGGATGAACTGATGCAAGGTCGCACCACCATCATCATCGCGCACCGCCTTTCCACCATCGCCGATGTAGACACCATTGTCACGCTGAAGAACGGCCGCATTGACGAAATTGGCGCCCCAGCCGATCTGGCCACCTCTGGTGGCATCTACGCCGAGCTGCTCGAACTGACCGCCAATAGCAACGAAGTATCTCGCGAACGCCTCAAGGCTTTCGGCTTCCAGGCCTGA
- a CDS encoding MalY/PatB family protein, with product MDFPEYERLRARHTMKWTRHDEDVIPLWVAESDFATCPEIHQALRTAVEEERFGYPPSAEGLQQACAQFYQDRYGFPARPEWIFPLPDVVRGLYIGIQEFSQPGSKVVVPVPAYPPFFQVLDATDREGIFLDVSNGLDFDELERAFKAAGSMLLCNPYNPLGFTFSREELERIVELAAANDVRLLVDEIHAPLVYEDTHIVAAGISELAAKQCITITATSKAWNTAGLKCAQIIFSNPEDVQRWEQLSPVTKDGVSTLGLLAAEVAYSKGREFLDEELAYLQANRDFLVREIPKRLPGAKVRNIDATYLLWIDFRDCGLEQPAAFFLEHARVALNEGTMFGELGRGYARLNFATSREILETALERMAKALDQRS from the coding sequence ATGGATTTTCCCGAATATGAACGTCTCCGTGCCCGCCACACCATGAAATGGACTCGCCACGACGAGGATGTGATCCCTTTGTGGGTGGCCGAATCTGACTTCGCCACCTGCCCTGAAATCCACCAGGCTTTGCGCACCGCTGTGGAAGAAGAACGCTTTGGCTATCCCCCATCGGCCGAGGGCTTGCAGCAGGCCTGCGCGCAGTTCTACCAGGATCGTTATGGTTTCCCTGCGCGCCCGGAGTGGATCTTCCCGCTGCCTGATGTGGTGCGCGGTTTGTATATCGGCATCCAGGAATTTAGCCAACCGGGCTCCAAGGTGGTCGTGCCCGTTCCCGCCTACCCGCCGTTCTTCCAGGTGCTCGACGCCACTGATCGCGAGGGCATTTTCTTGGATGTCAGCAACGGCCTTGACTTCGATGAACTCGAGCGCGCTTTCAAAGCGGCCGGTTCGATGCTGCTGTGCAACCCTTATAATCCGCTCGGTTTTACCTTCAGCCGCGAAGAGCTCGAGCGCATCGTGGAACTCGCCGCTGCCAATGATGTTCGTTTGCTTGTCGACGAAATCCACGCGCCCCTCGTCTACGAAGACACCCACATCGTTGCCGCCGGGATTTCCGAACTGGCAGCCAAGCAATGCATCACCATCACGGCTACCTCCAAGGCTTGGAATACCGCTGGCTTAAAGTGCGCCCAAATTATTTTCAGCAACCCTGAAGATGTGCAGCGCTGGGAGCAGCTCAGCCCTGTGACCAAAGATGGCGTTTCCACCCTCGGTTTGCTCGCCGCCGAAGTTGCCTATTCCAAGGGACGCGAATTCTTAGATGAAGAACTGGCGTATCTTCAAGCCAACCGCGACTTCCTTGTCCGCGAGATTCCGAAGCGCCTGCCCGGCGCGAAGGTTCGCAACATTGATGCCACCTACTTGCTGTGGATCGACTTCCGCGATTGTGGTCTAGAGCAGCCGGCGGCGTTCTTCCTCGAGCACGCTCGCGTAGCGCTCAACGAGGGCACCATGTTTGGCGAACTCGGCCGCGGCTACGCGCGCCTTAATTTCGCTACCTCTCGCGAGATTCTCGAAACTGCACTCGAGCGCATGGCCAAGGCTTTGGATCAGCGTTCATAG